A DNA window from Hymenobacter aquaticus contains the following coding sequences:
- a CDS encoding glycoside hydrolase 5 family protein — MKKLLLFLFVLLAGGSSYAQQPRAATGKTHAARAAQPAGQRWTAARAQAWYRAHPWISGANFTPSTAINQLEMWQAATFDPVTIDRELGWAEGIGFNTMRVFLHSLAWKQDPKGFKERLNTYLALADKHHIQTMFVFFDDCWNKQATIGAQPTPKPGIHNSGWLQDPGDPASRDSATFMALRPYVQDVLSSFRHDKRILLWDLYNEPGNSGKLTASLPLLRNVFAWARAVDPDQPLSVGLWAWDFQALNTYQALHSDIITYHSYDEAAIHQRLIELLETHGRPLICTEYMARPRNSRFATIMPMLKTQNVGAINWGLVDGKTNTKYQWDTPLPDGSEPAEWFHEVFRRDGTPYRKEETELIRRLNGR; from the coding sequence ATGAAGAAGCTTCTACTGTTTCTTTTCGTACTGTTGGCCGGTGGTTCGTCTTATGCCCAGCAACCCCGGGCGGCGACGGGAAAAACGCACGCTGCCCGCGCAGCGCAGCCCGCCGGACAGCGCTGGACGGCGGCTCGGGCGCAGGCCTGGTACAGGGCCCACCCTTGGATCAGCGGGGCCAACTTCACACCCAGTACGGCCATCAACCAGCTGGAAATGTGGCAGGCCGCGACCTTCGACCCGGTCACCATCGACCGGGAACTGGGCTGGGCCGAGGGTATCGGCTTTAACACCATGCGGGTATTTCTGCACAGCCTGGCCTGGAAACAGGACCCCAAAGGCTTCAAGGAGCGCCTGAATACCTACCTGGCCCTGGCCGATAAGCACCACATCCAGACGATGTTCGTCTTTTTCGACGACTGCTGGAACAAGCAGGCCACCATTGGGGCGCAGCCCACGCCGAAACCCGGCATCCACAACTCCGGCTGGCTGCAGGACCCCGGCGACCCGGCCTCGCGCGACTCGGCCACGTTCATGGCCCTGCGGCCCTACGTGCAGGACGTGCTTAGCAGCTTCAGGCACGATAAGCGCATTCTACTCTGGGACTTATACAACGAGCCCGGCAATTCGGGCAAGCTCACGGCCTCGCTGCCCCTGCTGCGCAACGTGTTTGCCTGGGCCCGGGCCGTCGACCCCGACCAGCCGCTGAGCGTGGGTTTGTGGGCCTGGGACTTCCAGGCGCTGAACACCTACCAGGCCCTGCACTCGGACATCATCACCTACCACAGCTACGACGAGGCAGCCATTCATCAGCGCCTGATCGAGCTGCTGGAAACCCACGGCCGCCCGCTGATCTGCACCGAATATATGGCGCGGCCCCGCAACTCGCGCTTCGCCACCATCATGCCCATGCTCAAAACGCAGAATGTGGGGGCCATCAACTGGGGCTTGGTCGACGGCAAGACGAACACCAAGTACCAGTGGGATACGCCTTTGCCCGACGGCAGCGAGCCGGCCGAGTGGTTTCACGAGGTGTTCCGGCGTGATGGTACGCCCTACCGCAAGGAAGAAACGGAGCTGATCCGCAGGCTGAACGGCCGATAG
- a CDS encoding LacI family DNA-binding transcriptional regulator, whose translation MARAKASISDLAKQLGVSVSTVSRALSDHPAISAATKKKVGKLAEELHYQPNHMAAGLRKGRSNLLGVIVPHIDGHFFTMVVKGIETVASKAGFNVMICQSNEDVKHEQKNIESLLSAQVEGILVSLARNTLDFKHFDKVRKQEIPLVFFDRVLDGLDVSAVVIDDREGAYQSTRHLLAQGCRRIAHFGGPLHLNIYKNRRLGYVDALLEAGLPVEEELIFHCDMTQEDGVTGMQQMLRLKKRPDAIFSSSDFSIVGAMQELKRHGLRAPQDMALAGFSNETFTSLTEPMLTSVDQRCEQMGQAAVRLFLEMREERSSLFSPRRIVLQPDLLIRGSSLRAVKEAVGK comes from the coding sequence GTGGCCCGCGCAAAAGCATCTATTTCGGATTTGGCTAAGCAGTTGGGAGTGTCGGTTTCTACCGTTTCCCGGGCGCTGAGCGACCATCCTGCCATCAGCGCGGCTACCAAGAAGAAGGTGGGCAAGCTGGCCGAGGAGCTGCACTACCAGCCCAACCACATGGCTGCGGGGCTCCGCAAAGGCCGCAGCAACCTGCTGGGCGTAATCGTGCCCCACATCGACGGGCACTTCTTTACGATGGTGGTCAAGGGCATCGAAACCGTGGCCTCCAAGGCGGGTTTCAACGTGATGATCTGCCAGTCGAACGAGGACGTGAAGCACGAGCAGAAGAATATTGAGTCATTGCTCAGTGCCCAGGTTGAGGGCATTCTGGTGTCGTTGGCCCGCAATACGCTCGACTTTAAGCATTTCGACAAGGTGCGCAAGCAGGAAATTCCCCTGGTCTTCTTCGACCGGGTGCTCGACGGGCTCGACGTCAGCGCCGTGGTCATCGACGACCGGGAGGGCGCTTACCAGTCCACGAGGCACCTGCTGGCCCAGGGCTGCCGCCGCATCGCGCACTTCGGCGGGCCGCTGCATTTGAACATCTACAAAAACCGGCGCCTGGGCTACGTCGACGCGCTGCTGGAAGCCGGTTTGCCCGTGGAGGAGGAGCTGATTTTCCACTGCGACATGACCCAGGAAGATGGCGTGACGGGCATGCAGCAGATGTTGCGGCTGAAAAAGCGGCCCGACGCCATCTTTTCTTCCAGCGACTTTTCCATCGTGGGGGCTATGCAGGAGCTGAAGCGCCACGGGCTGCGGGCCCCGCAGGACATGGCCCTGGCCGGGTTCAGCAACGAAACCTTCACGTCCCTGACCGAGCCCATGCTGACCTCCGTGGATCAGCGCTGCGAGCAGATGGGGCAGGCCGCCGTGCGGCTGTTCCTGGAGATGCGGGAGGAGCGCAGCTCCTTGTTTTCGCCCCGCCGCATCGTGCTGCAACCCGACTTGCTGATTCGGGGCTCGTCGTTGCGGGCAGTGAAGGAGGCGGTGGGGAAGTAG
- a CDS encoding ABC transporter substrate-binding protein, which translates to MLSSARRFAGYVVPLLTALASCGGPAQTTDARRVFRYNQPEALTSLDPAFSNKQANIWAVTQLYNGLVELDSALQPVPALARRYEISSDGRHYTFHLRPGVRFHDAEVFAGGKGRAVVAQDFVYSFKRLLDAATASPGGWIFRGKVLEKEGGEPSDTCFVAANDSTLRIHLREPFIPFLGILAMPYAYVVPREAVVKYGKDFREHPVGTGPFRFREWDEGNAIIYHRNPQYWKQDEQGRALPYLDAVQISFIQDRKTEFLTFMQGKLDFLSGIRAGSRDLIMHPDGTVREDFQGKFRLQKAPYLNTEYLGFQLDPTNLRGDAANPALRDVRVRQALSYALNKPELIAYFLNNVGVPGHSGFVPSSLPSYSEKLVPGYTYQPQKARELLRAAGFGPQNPLKLRLGTVAERKEVCEYLQKKWAEVGVTVSIEVNQSAAQQEMVDNGRAAFFTKSWLGDYPDAENYLALFYSKNFAPAGPNKTHFKSAAYDQLYEQAIREQDVARRYALYQQMDRIVVAESPVIPLYYDQVVRLTQNNIRGLTPNAMNQLILERVRKE; encoded by the coding sequence ATGCTGTCGTCCGCCCGCCGTTTTGCCGGTTATGTTGTCCCGTTGCTCACGGCGTTAGCCAGCTGTGGCGGCCCCGCGCAAACTACCGACGCGCGGCGGGTTTTCCGCTACAACCAGCCCGAGGCCCTGACCTCCCTGGACCCGGCCTTCTCGAACAAGCAGGCCAACATCTGGGCCGTGACCCAGCTCTACAACGGGCTGGTCGAGCTGGACTCGGCCCTGCAGCCGGTGCCGGCGTTGGCCCGGCGCTACGAAATTTCTTCCGACGGCCGGCACTACACGTTCCATTTGCGGCCCGGCGTGCGGTTTCACGATGCCGAGGTATTCGCGGGCGGCAAGGGCCGGGCCGTGGTAGCCCAGGACTTCGTCTACAGCTTTAAGCGCCTGCTCGACGCCGCTACCGCCAGCCCCGGCGGCTGGATTTTCCGGGGCAAAGTCCTGGAAAAGGAGGGGGGCGAGCCGTCGGATACCTGCTTCGTGGCCGCGAATGACTCCACGCTGCGCATTCACTTGCGGGAGCCGTTTATTCCGTTTCTGGGCATTCTGGCCATGCCTTACGCCTACGTGGTGCCGCGCGAGGCCGTGGTCAAGTACGGCAAGGACTTCCGGGAGCACCCGGTGGGCACGGGGCCGTTCCGGTTCAGGGAGTGGGACGAGGGCAACGCCATTATCTACCACCGCAACCCCCAATACTGGAAACAGGACGAGCAGGGCCGGGCGCTGCCCTACCTCGATGCCGTGCAGATCAGCTTTATCCAGGACCGCAAAACCGAGTTCCTGACTTTCATGCAGGGCAAGCTGGACTTTCTCTCGGGCATCCGGGCCGGCTCGCGGGATTTGATTATGCACCCCGACGGCACGGTGCGGGAAGACTTCCAGGGCAAGTTCCGGCTGCAAAAGGCCCCTTACCTGAACACCGAGTACCTGGGCTTTCAGCTGGACCCGACCAACCTGCGCGGCGACGCGGCCAACCCCGCCCTGCGCGACGTGCGGGTGCGGCAGGCCTTGAGCTACGCCCTGAACAAGCCCGAGCTGATTGCCTACTTCCTCAACAACGTGGGCGTGCCGGGCCATTCGGGCTTCGTGCCCTCGTCGTTGCCGTCCTACAGCGAAAAGCTGGTGCCGGGCTACACCTACCAGCCCCAGAAGGCCCGGGAGCTGCTGCGGGCCGCCGGCTTTGGCCCCCAGAACCCGCTCAAGCTGCGCCTGGGCACGGTGGCTGAGCGCAAGGAAGTGTGCGAGTATTTGCAGAAGAAATGGGCCGAGGTGGGCGTCACGGTCAGCATCGAGGTGAACCAGTCGGCGGCCCAGCAGGAAATGGTGGACAACGGCCGGGCCGCCTTTTTCACCAAAAGCTGGCTGGGCGACTACCCCGACGCGGAAAACTACCTGGCCTTGTTCTACAGCAAGAACTTCGCCCCGGCCGGCCCCAACAAAACCCACTTCAAAAGCGCCGCCTACGACCAACTCTACGAGCAGGCCATCCGGGAGCAGGACGTGGCCCGGCGCTACGCCCTCTACCAGCAGATGGACCGGATTGTGGTGGCCGAGTCGCCGGTTATTCCGCTCTACTACGACCAGGTGGTGCGCCTGACCCAGAACAACATCCGGGGCCTGACGCCCAACGCCATGAACCAGCTGATTCTGGAGCGGGTGCGCAAGGAGTAG
- a CDS encoding glycoside hydrolase family 43 protein, whose translation MPSRRHFLQQAASGLAALALHSQAARAAGRTYTNPVYAGQFPDPFVLRHQGRYYAFGTTGQGRTADGRIFTVLTSTNLVDWQPAGGALTPPEGATGADFWAPEVVYQQGTFYMYYSLGGGAIGASVGHRLHVATSKTPQGPYTQVARLDVPASKFTIDAHPFRDTDGQWYLFYARDFIDSDHGYRPGTGLVVDRLLDMTRLAGESRTVMRARHDWTVFEKNRLMPLYDNRTFAEWHTLEGPFVRRHAGKYYCFYSGANFLTPRYGVDYCVADSVLGPYSDAGAEQGPRVLHAVAGHVRGPGHHSHVLSPDGKTEYLVYHAWDPAMKERQLCIDKLAWTAQGPRCQGPTYTPQPLP comes from the coding sequence ATGCCTTCCCGTCGTCATTTCCTTCAGCAGGCTGCCAGCGGCCTGGCAGCTTTGGCCCTGCATAGTCAGGCGGCCCGGGCCGCCGGCCGCACCTATACCAACCCGGTGTATGCCGGGCAGTTTCCCGACCCGTTCGTGCTGCGCCACCAGGGGCGCTACTACGCTTTCGGCACCACCGGGCAGGGGCGCACGGCCGACGGGCGCATTTTCACGGTGCTGACCTCGACCAATCTGGTGGACTGGCAGCCGGCGGGCGGGGCCCTGACCCCGCCGGAAGGCGCCACCGGGGCCGACTTCTGGGCACCGGAAGTGGTGTATCAGCAGGGCACCTTTTACATGTACTACTCCCTGGGCGGCGGGGCCATTGGCGCTTCGGTGGGACACCGGCTGCACGTGGCCACCAGCAAAACGCCGCAGGGACCCTACACCCAGGTGGCCCGGCTGGACGTGCCCGCCAGCAAGTTTACCATCGACGCCCATCCGTTTCGGGATACCGACGGGCAGTGGTACCTGTTTTACGCCCGCGACTTTATCGACTCGGACCACGGCTACCGGCCCGGCACCGGCCTGGTCGTGGACCGGCTCCTGGACATGACGCGCCTGGCCGGGGAAAGCCGCACGGTGATGCGGGCCCGGCACGACTGGACGGTGTTCGAGAAAAACCGCCTCATGCCGCTCTACGACAACCGCACGTTTGCCGAGTGGCACACCCTGGAAGGGCCTTTCGTGCGCCGGCACGCGGGCAAGTACTACTGCTTCTACAGCGGGGCCAACTTCCTGACGCCCCGCTACGGCGTCGACTATTGCGTGGCCGATTCGGTGCTGGGCCCGTACTCGGATGCCGGGGCGGAACAGGGGCCGCGGGTGCTGCACGCGGTGGCGGGCCACGTGCGCGGGCCGGGGCACCACTCGCACGTGCTTAGTCCGGATGGCAAAACCGAATACCTGGTGTACCACGCCTGGGACCCGGCCATGAAGGAACGGCAGCTGTGCATCGACAAGCTGGCCTGGACTGCCCAGGGGCCCCGCTGCCAGGGGCCAACCTATACTCCGCAGCCCCTGCCCTAG
- a CDS encoding metal-dependent hydrolase, whose protein sequence is MNLTYYGHASFLLETGGSKILFDPFIRPNPLAKDIDVAAIEADYIFLSHGHGDHVADTVEIAQNTGADLLGMVELLSWFGEKGLKATYQMNLGGTVRLPFGTVKLVAAAHSSSLPDGSYAGLAAGFIIESEGKTLYFAGDTALTYDMKIIGERYKLDAALLPIGDHFTMGIDDALVAADWTGAGKIVGMHFDTFPPIAIDHADAQAKASAAGKELVLMKVGETITL, encoded by the coding sequence ATGAATCTGACGTATTACGGCCACGCAAGCTTCCTGCTCGAAACCGGTGGCAGCAAAATCCTCTTTGATCCGTTTATCCGGCCCAACCCGCTGGCCAAGGACATCGACGTGGCTGCCATCGAGGCCGACTACATCTTCCTCAGCCACGGCCACGGCGACCATGTAGCCGATACCGTGGAAATTGCCCAAAACACCGGCGCCGACCTGCTGGGCATGGTCGAGCTGCTGAGCTGGTTTGGCGAGAAGGGCCTGAAAGCCACCTACCAGATGAACCTGGGCGGCACCGTGCGGCTGCCCTTCGGCACCGTGAAGCTGGTGGCCGCGGCCCACAGCTCCTCCCTGCCCGACGGCTCCTACGCGGGCCTGGCGGCGGGCTTCATCATCGAGTCGGAAGGCAAGACGCTGTACTTCGCCGGCGACACGGCCCTGACCTACGACATGAAAATCATCGGGGAGCGGTATAAGCTGGATGCGGCCCTGCTGCCCATCGGCGACCATTTCACGATGGGCATCGACGACGCGCTGGTGGCCGCCGACTGGACCGGCGCCGGCAAAATCGTCGGCATGCACTTCGACACCTTCCCCCCCATTGCCATCGACCACGCCGATGCCCAGGCCAAAGCCTCGGCCGCCGGCAAGGAGCTGGTGCTGATGAAAGTCGGCGAAACGATTACCTTATAA
- a CDS encoding SusC/RagA family TonB-linked outer membrane protein, producing the protein MKYSLLRIRRLTLPAALCGLLLLPAVSPDAAAHPAPTPDAARASAPVAAPVSGRVVDEKGQPMPGVTVLEKGTTNGVTTDADGRYTLTVADNATLTFSFVGYLSQDVPVSGRGEVNVALAVDAKQLSEVVVVGYLTQNRQDVTGSVASVSAQEVRRAPVASVGEAIQGRLPGVQVSNSGLPGQAPNINIRGLGTIASGSGPLYVIDGLWVQNQSGQRDFNPADVESVQVLKDAAALAPYGASGANGVIIITTKKGRSGPPSVSFSANGGVQNIIRRLDLANAQQWAAINNQAYDNTGQPRQPFAANLPAGIDTDWQDEFFRQGSVQDYNLGFSGGAENSNYNVTGGYFRQSGTVVGPKFDRYSFRVNTGFNRGRFRIGENMLLTRTNQTRLNYAPLTGSPFINLPQLLPVTRVFDSGVPGGYGIGNANASTFATNPIALQELFNNTGVSNRLQGNVYAEVSLFDFLRYRLNLATEYHGFHDREKRQFGVWRLNDPTTPSSYAENQGNELFGMAEHTLTFDKSLGDHNLTAVAGYSQQRFEQEFTRGVNFEYGRGPTYYWALDAGSQTPQAIGSSFVWSKRSYFAQLSYDYNQRYLVTAAFRRDGSSRVDPANRWGNFGAASVGWRISREAFFENVGVVSDLKLRASYGRLGNDVLNGAYGGSYLSQGFINPNANYVLGGSIQNGAIQTAYSSTGIKWEDRRTTNVGFDAGFLENRLTLAADYYVSKTYNALINPDLPLTFGNAGPNPFRNLGKLENKGLEFVLGYTDTRHPFRYGATANLTTLKNTVLDLGTAAGESTGAPNFFNGGPQEITRTEVGHEIGSFYLYQFDGIYQTGDQGIPAGLKPGDVRYKDLNGDGLITPDKDRAHVGRVFPKFQYGLNLTLGYGAFDLTAFVQGVQGNDVFNVAKTWYEQTSNNTNYLADFSPWTPTNPSNTTPRALRSGGNAGDAPGYNDRFNTTRWLEDGSYARLKNLQIGFTVPKPLLERTKYMASLRVFATGQNLFTITDYSGYDPETIGSGTFNTLGNNLARGVDDGSYPNLRSFTLGIQAGF; encoded by the coding sequence ATGAAGTACTCCTTACTCAGAATCCGTAGGCTGACCCTGCCCGCCGCGCTATGTGGTTTGCTCCTGCTTCCGGCAGTATCTCCTGACGCGGCGGCGCATCCCGCTCCTACCCCGGATGCGGCCCGGGCCTCAGCGCCAGTGGCCGCCCCCGTGAGTGGGCGGGTGGTCGATGAGAAAGGCCAGCCCATGCCCGGCGTGACCGTCCTCGAAAAGGGCACGACCAACGGCGTAACCACCGATGCCGACGGGCGCTACACGCTCACCGTGGCCGACAACGCCACCCTGACGTTTTCCTTCGTCGGCTACCTGAGCCAGGATGTGCCCGTCAGTGGGCGCGGCGAGGTGAACGTGGCCCTGGCCGTGGACGCCAAGCAGCTCAGTGAGGTGGTGGTAGTGGGGTATCTGACCCAGAACCGCCAGGACGTAACCGGCTCGGTGGCCAGCGTGAGTGCCCAGGAAGTGCGCCGGGCGCCGGTGGCTTCCGTGGGGGAAGCCATTCAGGGCCGGCTGCCGGGCGTGCAGGTCAGCAACTCCGGGCTGCCGGGGCAGGCGCCCAACATCAACATTCGCGGCCTGGGCACCATTGCCAGCGGCAGCGGCCCGCTCTACGTCATCGATGGGCTGTGGGTGCAGAACCAAAGCGGGCAGCGCGACTTCAACCCCGCCGACGTGGAATCGGTGCAGGTGCTGAAGGATGCCGCCGCGCTGGCGCCGTACGGGGCCTCGGGCGCTAACGGCGTGATTATAATTACCACCAAGAAGGGCCGCTCGGGACCACCGTCGGTCAGCTTCAGTGCCAACGGCGGGGTGCAGAACATTATCCGGCGGCTGGATCTGGCCAACGCCCAGCAGTGGGCGGCCATCAACAACCAGGCCTACGACAACACCGGCCAGCCGCGCCAGCCGTTTGCCGCCAATCTGCCGGCCGGCATCGACACCGACTGGCAGGACGAATTTTTCCGGCAAGGCTCCGTGCAGGATTACAACCTCGGATTTTCGGGCGGAGCGGAGAACTCCAACTACAACGTGACGGGCGGCTACTTCCGGCAGAGCGGCACGGTCGTGGGGCCGAAATTTGACCGCTACAGCTTCCGGGTGAACACGGGCTTCAACCGGGGCCGATTCCGGATTGGGGAAAATATGCTGCTCACGCGCACCAACCAGACGCGGCTAAACTACGCCCCGCTCACGGGCTCCCCCTTCATCAACCTGCCCCAGCTGCTGCCCGTCACCCGCGTGTTCGACTCCGGCGTGCCCGGCGGCTACGGCATTGGCAACGCCAACGCCAGCACCTTTGCCACCAACCCCATTGCGCTCCAGGAGCTGTTCAACAACACGGGCGTCTCAAACCGCCTGCAGGGCAACGTGTACGCGGAAGTGTCGCTGTTCGACTTTCTGCGCTACCGCCTCAACCTGGCCACCGAATACCACGGCTTCCACGACCGGGAGAAGCGCCAGTTCGGCGTGTGGCGCCTCAACGACCCGACGACGCCTTCCTCGTACGCCGAAAATCAGGGCAACGAGCTGTTTGGCATGGCCGAGCACACCCTCACGTTTGATAAGAGTCTGGGCGACCACAACCTGACGGCGGTGGCCGGCTACAGCCAGCAACGCTTCGAGCAGGAATTTACGCGGGGCGTCAACTTTGAATACGGGCGCGGCCCCACCTACTACTGGGCCCTGGACGCGGGCAGCCAGACGCCCCAGGCCATTGGCTCCTCCTTCGTCTGGTCGAAGCGCTCCTACTTCGCGCAACTGAGCTACGACTACAACCAGCGCTACCTCGTGACGGCCGCTTTCCGCCGCGACGGCTCCTCGCGCGTGGACCCGGCCAACCGCTGGGGCAACTTTGGCGCGGCCTCCGTGGGCTGGCGGATTTCGCGGGAAGCCTTCTTCGAGAACGTGGGCGTCGTCTCGGATTTGAAGCTGCGCGCCTCCTACGGCCGCCTCGGCAACGACGTGCTCAACGGCGCGTACGGGGGCTCCTATCTGTCGCAGGGCTTCATCAACCCCAACGCCAACTACGTGCTGGGCGGGAGCATTCAGAACGGGGCTATTCAGACGGCTTACTCCAGCACGGGCATCAAGTGGGAAGACCGCCGCACCACCAACGTGGGCTTCGACGCGGGCTTCCTGGAAAACCGCCTGACCCTGGCCGCCGACTACTACGTTTCCAAAACCTACAACGCGCTGATCAACCCGGACTTGCCCCTGACTTTCGGTAACGCCGGCCCCAACCCGTTCCGCAACCTGGGCAAGCTGGAAAACAAGGGCCTGGAGTTTGTGCTGGGCTATACCGACACGCGCCACCCGTTCCGCTACGGGGCCACGGCCAACCTGACGACCCTGAAAAACACGGTGCTGGACCTGGGCACGGCGGCGGGCGAGTCGACGGGGGCTCCCAACTTCTTCAACGGCGGCCCCCAGGAAATTACCCGCACCGAGGTCGGCCACGAAATCGGCTCGTTCTACCTCTATCAGTTTGATGGCATCTACCAGACCGGCGACCAGGGCATTCCGGCCGGGCTGAAACCCGGCGACGTGCGCTACAAAGACCTGAACGGCGACGGCCTCATCACGCCCGACAAAGACCGGGCGCACGTGGGCCGGGTGTTTCCCAAGTTTCAGTACGGGCTCAACCTCACGCTGGGCTACGGCGCCTTCGACCTGACGGCCTTCGTGCAGGGCGTGCAGGGCAACGACGTGTTCAACGTGGCCAAAACCTGGTACGAGCAAACTAGCAACAACACCAACTACCTGGCTGACTTCAGCCCCTGGACGCCGACCAACCCCTCGAACACCACGCCCCGGGCCCTGCGCTCGGGCGGCAACGCCGGCGACGCGCCCGGCTACAACGACCGGTTCAACACCACCCGCTGGCTGGAAGATGGCTCCTATGCTCGCCTGAAAAACCTGCAGATCGGCTTTACGGTGCCCAAGCCCCTGCTGGAGCGCACCAAGTACATGGCCTCGCTGCGCGTCTTCGCCACGGGCCAGAACCTGTTTACCATCACGGACTACAGCGGCTACGACCCCGAAACCATCGGCAGCGGCACCTTCAATACCCTGGGCAACAACCTGGCCCGCGGCGTCGACGACGGCTCCTACCCTAACCTGCGCTCCTTCACGCTGGGCATTCAGGCCGGTTTCTAA
- a CDS encoding ParA family protein — MGKIIAVANQKGGVGKTTSAINLAASLAALEYRTLLVDADPQANATSGVGFDPKDIENSIYECMVDGINAQDIILNTNILPHLDLMPSHIDLVGAEVEMINLPNREEKMKDALRPLIDQYDFIIIDCSPSLGLITVNALTAAHSVIVPVQCEYFALEGLGKLLNTIKIIQSRLNEELEIEGILLTMYDVRLRLSNQVVEEVKLHFQQLVFDTIIPRNVKLSESPSFGIPVILHDAESKGSISYLNLAREIVEKNVEAAGAPEATEGEAA, encoded by the coding sequence ATGGGAAAAATCATTGCGGTAGCCAATCAGAAGGGCGGAGTCGGCAAAACCACTTCGGCCATCAACCTGGCAGCCAGTCTGGCGGCGCTGGAGTACCGGACGCTCCTGGTGGATGCCGATCCGCAGGCTAACGCCACCTCGGGCGTCGGCTTCGACCCCAAGGACATCGAAAACAGCATCTACGAGTGCATGGTGGATGGCATCAATGCCCAGGACATCATCCTGAACACCAACATTCTGCCCCACCTCGACCTGATGCCTTCCCACATCGACCTCGTCGGGGCCGAAGTGGAGATGATCAACCTGCCCAACCGGGAGGAAAAGATGAAGGACGCCCTGCGCCCCCTCATCGACCAGTACGACTTCATCATCATCGACTGCTCCCCGTCCCTGGGCCTGATTACGGTCAATGCCCTCACGGCGGCCCACTCGGTAATCGTGCCGGTGCAGTGCGAGTATTTCGCCCTCGAAGGCCTGGGCAAGCTGCTCAACACCATCAAGATCATCCAGAGCCGCCTGAACGAGGAGCTGGAAATCGAGGGCATCCTGCTCACGATGTACGATGTGCGCCTGCGCCTCTCCAACCAGGTGGTGGAGGAAGTAAAGCTGCACTTCCAGCAGCTCGTCTTCGACACCATCATTCCCCGCAACGTGAAGCTGTCGGAGTCGCCCTCGTTCGGCATCCCCGTCATCCTGCACGACGCCGAAAGCAAGGGCAGCATCAGCTACCTCAACCTGGCCCGCGAAATCGTGGAGAAAAACGTGGAAGCCGCCGGCGCCCCCGAAGCCACGGAAGGCGAGGCCGCGTAA